The following proteins are co-located in the Pyxicephalus adspersus chromosome Z, UCB_Pads_2.0, whole genome shotgun sequence genome:
- the LOC140343034 gene encoding uncharacterized protein: MTNPTCLCLAGWQGSHCEEDVDECSDDPCKNGASCVNIPGAYGCVCTPGYTGHHCESALDHCLPDSCQNGGTCLSLLDSFTCICPFGYTGNQCEEHVDRCASSPCQNGGSCKNHGDSYICDCARGYEGTECGVNIQDCTNSSCLNGGTCVDGIASYTCLCPDRFTGSQCQKQLTFCTPDSCKNGGTCHEVPGGYICSCPEMYTGGACEDIVDFCARKPCQNGGICSQTDTRYRCLCAFGWVGIHCETPVTCSTTASRGVDPDTLCNKHGTCMNVETSYVCRCFPGYSGTHCQEKVDPCHPNPCKNGGSCRDNSGSPSCQCPHGYHGATCEEKDPCLSQPCYHNGVCVPKGNNYNCVCPSGTQGARCEINIDDCATSEVRCFHGGTCKDEVGAFSCLCPLGYVGDRCEGDVNECLFNPCDPKGAHTCVQATNSFQCQCHPHYTGQRCEHIINYCDNNPCANGGTCALAVNTTLGFTCSCPQDFSGPTCSEVILSCNTFICHNGGKCKQDKGEAPRCICQSDYTGPQCQQPPSSQGPWDGCQEVIECQRKFNDGVCDKQCNNKQCLYDGYDCNTRKSCKADYERYCQDHYGNGHCETGCNNAECGWDGGDCPASHEKSGGRLILVLGYNSSTLHRRDIIAQLRTLSINLRTKLRLESDDKGDMLFRYFEGDSTKDLSADRLERWKYETSKTETGQKNKETVGCVLYLEVLSPKCPQSTCIDSSEMAARFLKALNQTGEASLGYSFLDVKSVDSTNAPEGLQPQYQWPLVGTAAGVAVAVIIGVFFGVQLSRKRQHGVLWLPSGFSRHRAQEGSRRREPVGEDSIRLKPMKHDSGYDDSCPEEGIVPPKSRRLKLATDPSILDHRQWSQQHIDAGVRFPQCIALTPPQEEPDGRDIDVRGPDGVTPLMSAICAGGGLEPIGGGGDPPEIESSASVISDLIGQGASLNAQTDSTGETALHLAARFSRQDAVKVMLDAGADTNVQDRLGRTPLHTAIAADALAVFQTLLRCRQTDIDARMNDGSTPLILASRLPVQNMVEELVACGADIGATDKRGKSALHWAAAVNNVPAMKTLLSHGANKDLQDKRDQTALFLAAREGSYEAVCLLLEHQANRELCDHVGHQPRHAARERGHKDIQRLLEECSQIVNRNTPAVPPAGAPQLKKTPRPRAKEPIKPAPLPHIDLSSSCYHNAPPVSAPPFLPGNQSEGNCCQSHHGMVNYGGNCAPYARSGSFSSGVGGCQWGHRGWRVHFCPTGCTVPEAPYPTGGQQMSPHAHWLPESQHPHSPNCQNPGPNFCSTPAGETIPNKDLPCTPTDQLGHNIYLTPPSSQYGYPSPASPEETQSTQKTCMHHHPFLTPSPESRNPWGIASP; encoded by the exons ATAGTTGCCAGAATGGAGGTACATGTCTCAGTCTTCTTGATTCGTTCACCTGTATATGTCCCTTTGGATATACAGGAAACCAGTGTGAGGAGCATGTGGACAGGTGTGCAAGTTCACCATGCCAAAATGGGGGATCATGCAAGAACCATGGTGACTCCTATATCTGTGATTGTGCCCGAGGATACGAAGGAACAGAGTGTGGGGTGAACATCCAGGATTGTACCAACAG ttCCTGTCTAAATGGTGGCACTTGTGTTGATGGCATTGCCTCCTACACCTGCCTATGCCCAGACAGGTTCACTGGAAGCCAATGCCAAAAACAGCTGACCTTCTGTACCCCTGATTCCTGCAAGAATGGAGGTACCTGCCATGAAGTCCCTGGTGGGTACATCTGCTCCTGTCCTGAAATGTACACAGGAGGTGCCTGTGAG GACATCGTAGACTTCTGTGCTCGTAAACCATGTCAAAATGGAGGAATATGCTCTCAAACAGACACAAGATATCGGTGCCTGTGTGCCTTTGGATGGGTTGGAATTCACTGTGAGACCCCTGTGACCTGCAGTACCACAGCCTCCAGAG GAGTCGACCCTGACACACTATGTAACAAACATGGAACCTGCATGAATGTAGAAACATCTTATGTATGCCGCTGTTTCCCGGGTTACTCTGGCACTCATTGCCAAGAAAAGGTAGACCCATGTCACCCAAACCCTTGTAAGAATGGTGGAAGCTGCCGGGACAATTCTGGGTCACCCTCTTGCCAA TGCCCACATGGATACCACGGGGCAACATGTGAAGAGAAGGATCCATGCCTTTCCCAGCCTTGTTACCACAATGGGGTGTGTGTGCCCAAAGGGAACAACTATAACTGTGTCTGCCCATCAGGAACCCAAG GAGCCCGCTGTGAAATTAATATAGATGATTGTGCCACAAGTGAAGTTCGGTGCTTTCATGGGGGCACGTGTAAGGATGAAGTTGGGGCTTTCTCCTGTCTCTGCCCATTAGGGTATGTTGGAGATCGCTGTGAAGGAGATGTCAATGAGTGTCTGTTCAACCCCTGCGACCCAAAAGGGGCACATACCTGCGTTCAGGCCACCAACAGTTTTCAATGCCAGTGCCACCCACATTACACAG GTCAGAGATGTGAGCACATCATTAATTACTGTGATAATAACCCCTGTGCTAATGGTGGAACCTGTGCATTGGCCGTTAACACCACCCTGGGATTCACCTGCAGCTGTCCACAG GATTTTTCAGGTCCCACATGCAGCGAGGTCATATTGTCCTGCAATACCTTCATTTGCCATAACGGTGGGAAGTGCAAACAAGACAAGGGAGAAGCTCCTCGCTGTATCTGTCAAAGCGATTACACCGGCCCCCAATGTCAGCAGCCCCCTTCTTCTCAGGGGCCCTGGGATGGCTGTCAAGAAGTCATAGAGTGCCAGAGAAAGTTCAACGATGGAGTTTGTGACAAACAATGCAACAACAAGCAGTGCCTGTACGATGGCTACGACTGCAACACCAGAAAAAGCTGCAA GGCTGACTATGAAAGGTACTGCCAGGACCACTATGGCAATGGTCACTGTGAAACAGGATGCAATAACGCAGAATGTGGCTGGGATGGAGGTGATTGCCCTGCAAGCCATGAGAAGTCTGGAGGAAGGCTAATTTTGGTGCTGGGTTACAATTCCTCCACACTTCATCGGAGAGATATCATTGCACAGCTTCGCACTTTGTCCATCAATCTCCGCACCAAGCTACGTCTGGAAAGTGACGACAAAGGAGACATGTTGTTCCGATACTTTGAGGGGGACAGCACTAAAGACCTGTCTGCAGACCGACTGGAGAGATGGAAGTATGAGACTTCCAAGACTGAAACAGGGCAGAAGAATAAAGAGACTGTTGG TTGTGTTCTGTACCTGGAGGTTCTTAGTCCTAAGTGTCCCCAGTCCACCTGCATTGACTCCTCTGAGATGGCTGCTCGTTTTCTGAAAGCTCTAAATCAGACAGGAGAGGCAAGCCTAGGATACTCGTTTTTGGATGTGAAATCGGTGGATTCAACAAATG CCCCAGAGGGACTGCAGCCCCAATATCAATGGCCCTTGGTGGGTACAGCAGCTGGCGTGGCAGTGGCTGTAATTATTGGGGTGTTCTTTGGGGTTCAGCTAAGCAGAAAGAGACAACACGGAGTACTGTGGCTTCCTTCTGGCTTTAGCCGCCATCGAGCTCAAGAGGGAAGCAGAAGAAGGGAGCCCGTAGGAGAAGACTCTATTCGTCTTAA ACCAATGAAACACGATTCTGGTTATGATGATTCCTGTCCCGAAGAAGGAATTGTGCCACCAAAATCCAGAAGGCTTAAA CTGGCAACAGACCCCTCCATCCTCGATCATCGTCAGTGGAGTCAACAGCATATTGATGCTGGGGTTCGTTTTCCACAATGCATTGCTCTAACACCTCCCCAGGAGGAACCTGATGGCAGGGACATTGATGTGAGAGGTCCAG ATGGAGTCACCCCACTGATGTCAGCTATCTGTGCGGGAGGAGGTCTGGAACCCATTGGAGGTGGAGGAGACCCACCAGAAATTGAAAGCTCAGCAAGTGTCATTTCAGATTTAATTGGCCAGGGTGCCAGTCTGAATGCCCAGACTGACTCCACAGGAGAAACTGCCCTCCATCTAGCTGCCAGATTCTCAAGACAAGATGCTGTCAAGGTCATGCTGGATGCTGGAGCAGATACCAATGTGCAGGACCGGCTAGGAAGGACTCCTCTCCACACGGCCATTGCTGCTGATGCACTCGCAGTTTTCCAG ACCCTGTTACGATGCCGTCAGACGGACATTGACGCCAGAATGAATGATGGATCCACACCACTTATCTTGGCCTCACGCCTTCCAGTACAAAACATGGTGGAAGAACTGGTGGCATGTGGAGCAGACATAGGGGCAACAGATAAGCGAG GCAAATCTGCACTACACTGGGCCGCTGCAGTGAATAATGTACCAGCAATGAAGACGCTTCTTTCTCATGGGGCTAACAAGGATCTTCAGGACAAGAGG gACCAGACTGCACTATTCCTGGCTGCTAGAGAAGGTAGCTACGAAGCTGTGTGCCTCCTCCTTGAACACCAAGCAAATCGAGAGTTATGTGATCATGTAGGCCATCAGCCTCGACATGCAGCTCGCGAACGTGGACACAAAGACATCCAGCGCCTCCTGGAAGAATGCAGCCAAATAGTAAACCGTAATACACCCGCTGTTCCTCCAGCGGGAGCTCCACAGCTGAAAAAGACCCCACGGCCTAGAGCCAAAGAGCCAATCAAGCCTGCCCCATTGCCACATATAGACCTCAGCAGCTCCTGTTATCACAATGCCCCTCCTGTTTCAGCACCACCCTTCCTGCCAGGGAACCAGTCAGAGGGAAACTGCTGCCAATCTCATCATGGTATGGTCAACTATGGAGGAAACTGTGCCCCCTACGCTCGCAGTGGCTCCTTTTCATCAGGTGTTGGAGGATGCCAGTGGGGTCATAGAGGATGGAGAGTCCATTTTTGTCCAACAGGCTGTACCGTCCCTGAGGCACCTTACCCAACAGGAGGGCAACAGATGTCCCCTCATGCCCACTGGCTGCCAGAATCTCAACATCCACATTCTCCAAACTGCCAAAATCCGGGCCCCAACTTCTGTTCAACACCTGCTGGGGAGACAATACCAAACAAAGACTTGCCTTGTACTCCTACTGACCAACTCGGGCATAATATCTACTTGACTCCTCCTTCTTCACAGTATGGATATCCATCCCCAGCCAGCCCTGAAGAAACACAATCTActcaaaaaacatgcatgcaCCATCACCCATTCCTCACCCCTTCACCAGAATCCAGGAACCCCTGGGGAATCGCATCACCATAA
- the GPSM3 gene encoding G-protein-signaling modulator 3, which produces MSAAGDTEDPKSAGSDTVVQQRESDPQSDEISPPDSPQFEELESVFLDDKSLPRENDGDKPRAWKSAPPSPTCERRGLSASLLSLRTEEFFDLLSIAQTRRLDEQRALLPEQVLQPKRHFSVPNYRQFSLPSDDKGIVTELQRRRGGSWAGRSRRKKPPSIKIPAQEELYNTILGHQSQRMNDQRSSPPIPQAAADLFEILFRVQGNRLDEQRVELPAPLKGACA; this is translated from the exons ATGAGTGCTGCAGGGGACACCGAAGACCCCAAATCAGCTGGGAGTGACACCGTGGTGCAACAAAGAGAGAGTGACCCCCAATCTGAT GAAATATCTCCTCCAGACTCTCCACAGTTTGAGGAGCTTGAGAGCGTTTTCCTGGATGATAAAAGTCTACCAAGAGAGAATGATGGAGACAAACCGAGAGCCTGGAAGTCAGCACCTCCATCCCCGACCTGTGAAAGAAGAG GTCTTTCAGCCTCATTGCTCTCTCTGCGCACTGAAGAATTTTTTGATCTCCTTTCTATTGCACAAACCAGACGTCTGGATGAACAAAGGGCATTGCTTCCCGAACAAGTTCTGCAGCCAAAGCGACACTTTTCAGTGCCCAACTATCGCCAATTTTCCCTACCTTCTGATGACAAGGGGATTGTCACAGAACTGCAAAGAAGGAGAGGAGGATCATGGGCAGGGCGGAGTCGGAGGAAAAAACCTCCTTCAATAAAAATTCCCGCCCAGGAGGAGCTTTATAACACTATCCTAGGGCACCAG tctcAGAGAATGAACGACCAGCGCAGTTCTCCCCCGATTCCTCAGGCAGCAGCCGATCTGTTTGAGATCCTCTTTCGTGTTCAGGGAAACCGCCTGGATGAACAAAGAGTGGAACTTCCAGCCCCTCTAAAAGGAGCTTGTGCTTAA